The Cyanobium sp. ATX 6F1 genome includes a region encoding these proteins:
- a CDS encoding SIS domain-containing protein, with protein MPSSEEHLYTDTLGQELSDALSVLSRLGESISVLTSIAKLILDVDEVGRTVYLCGNGGSAADAQHVAAELMGRYQLSRRPIAAVALTTDSSVLTAIANDITFEEVFARQARALVKPGDCFAAISTSGQSKNVLRALRVARNQGATTVGFTGSRGMDMVPLCDHLLMVDSTNTARIQESHILAWHMICKIIEERLIPE; from the coding sequence ATGCCAAGTTCCGAAGAACATCTCTACACTGATACATTAGGCCAAGAGCTCAGCGATGCACTTAGCGTCCTTTCCAGGCTAGGTGAATCAATTTCTGTACTCACCTCGATTGCCAAGTTGATTCTTGATGTCGATGAAGTGGGTCGTACAGTCTACCTCTGCGGCAATGGAGGCAGTGCTGCAGATGCCCAACACGTGGCGGCCGAGCTGATGGGGCGTTACCAGCTCAGTCGCCGACCGATTGCTGCAGTTGCATTGACCACCGATAGTTCCGTTCTTACGGCCATTGCCAACGACATAACCTTTGAAGAGGTGTTTGCACGGCAAGCCAGGGCGTTGGTCAAGCCGGGTGATTGCTTTGCAGCTATCAGTACGAGCGGGCAATCGAAAAATGTGTTGAGAGCGCTGCGAGTAGCGCGCAATCAAGGAGCGACAACGGTGGGCTTCACGGGGAGCAGAGGCATGGATATGGTCCCACTGTGCGACCATCTACTCATGGTTGATTCAACCAACACTGCAAGAATTCAGGAGAGCCACATACTTGCTTGGCATATGATATGCAAAATAATTGAGGAGCGGTTGATCCCCGAATGA